The proteins below are encoded in one region of Shewanella algae:
- the relA gene encoding GTP diphosphokinase, whose amino-acid sequence MVSVREAHFKDPDFNLDEWVNRYVADSADAGRLLELIAKVEALPMGKCKRPKAELQAKAREMIEILAPLNMDIETLQAAILFVFFEVGIVDEAKLTEDFGPELATLVNSVKTMDAIGALKVGNDSRSSEPQIDNIRKMLLAMVEDVRAVVIKLAERVCLLRAVKNDDEETRVLLAREIADIYAPLANRLGIGQLKWELEDISFRYLHPETYKEIAKQLDGKRLDREVFIDNFVNQLQTRLDEEGIRAKVYGRPKHIYSIWRKMRGKQLKFDELFDVRAVRIVTDRLQDCYGALGVVHTLWHHIPREFDDYIANPKPNGYQSIHTVVVGPEGKTVEIQIRTQQMHEDAELGVAAHWKYKEGNHSGKQSGYEEKINWLRKILQWQEDVVESGNLVEEIRAQVFEDRVYVFTPSGEVVDLPAGSTVLDFAYYIHSQVGHKCIGAKVDGRIVPFTYQVETGERIEIITSKHPNPKRDWLNPNLGYIKTSRARSKIQHWFKQQDRDKNLVAGREMLEAELARVGLTLKDVGSAIERFNMTNMDDLLAAIGGGDVRLNQVVNHVQSRLRTQEPSDEEAVEELVKKGQQKPIGANRGQIEVNGVGNLMSHLARCCQPVPGDEIFGFITKGRGISVHRADCEQVKELMRAHPERVVDVVWGENYSGGYKIRIRVVANDRTGLLRDLTSVLAAEKSNVLAMSSSSDLKNQTAAIELEMELYNLDGLSRVISKLTQIDGVIEARRL is encoded by the coding sequence ATGGTATCTGTTCGCGAAGCACACTTTAAGGATCCTGATTTCAATCTGGATGAGTGGGTTAATCGTTATGTGGCCGACTCCGCCGATGCCGGGCGTTTGTTGGAGCTGATAGCCAAGGTGGAAGCACTGCCTATGGGTAAGTGCAAGCGTCCCAAAGCCGAGCTGCAGGCCAAGGCGCGGGAGATGATAGAGATCCTCGCGCCGCTCAACATGGATATCGAAACTCTGCAGGCTGCCATCTTATTTGTGTTTTTCGAGGTGGGCATAGTCGATGAAGCCAAGCTCACCGAAGACTTTGGCCCCGAGTTGGCAACCTTGGTCAACAGCGTCAAGACCATGGATGCCATAGGCGCACTCAAGGTGGGCAATGACAGCCGCAGCAGCGAACCGCAAATCGACAATATCCGTAAGATGTTGCTGGCCATGGTGGAAGATGTACGCGCCGTGGTGATCAAACTGGCCGAGCGGGTATGCCTGCTGCGGGCCGTGAAAAACGACGATGAAGAAACCCGGGTATTGTTGGCCCGGGAAATTGCCGACATCTACGCGCCGCTGGCCAACCGTTTGGGCATAGGTCAGCTCAAGTGGGAGCTGGAGGATATCTCGTTTCGTTATCTGCATCCCGAGACCTATAAAGAGATTGCCAAGCAGCTGGACGGCAAGCGCCTGGACCGTGAAGTCTTTATCGACAACTTTGTCAATCAGTTGCAAACGCGGCTGGATGAAGAAGGCATTCGTGCCAAGGTCTATGGCCGCCCCAAACATATCTACTCCATCTGGCGCAAGATGCGCGGCAAGCAGCTTAAATTTGACGAGCTGTTTGACGTGCGTGCAGTGCGAATCGTCACCGACCGGCTGCAGGACTGCTACGGTGCGCTCGGTGTAGTGCATACCCTTTGGCACCATATTCCCAGAGAGTTTGACGACTATATTGCCAACCCCAAACCCAACGGCTATCAGTCGATTCACACTGTGGTGGTGGGGCCGGAGGGCAAAACAGTCGAAATCCAAATTCGTACCCAGCAGATGCATGAAGATGCCGAGCTCGGGGTGGCGGCTCACTGGAAATATAAAGAGGGCAATCACTCCGGCAAACAGAGTGGCTACGAAGAGAAGATCAACTGGCTGCGCAAGATTTTGCAGTGGCAGGAAGATGTGGTCGAGAGCGGCAACCTGGTGGAGGAGATCCGGGCCCAGGTCTTCGAAGACAGAGTTTATGTGTTTACCCCGTCCGGTGAAGTGGTGGACTTGCCAGCCGGCTCAACCGTGCTGGACTTTGCCTACTATATCCACTCCCAGGTGGGCCACAAGTGTATTGGCGCCAAGGTCGATGGCCGCATAGTGCCGTTCACCTACCAGGTGGAAACCGGTGAGCGCATCGAGATCATCACCTCCAAGCATCCCAATCCGAAGCGGGATTGGCTTAACCCCAACCTGGGTTATATCAAGACCTCCAGAGCCCGCAGCAAGATCCAACACTGGTTCAAGCAGCAGGACAGGGACAAGAACCTAGTGGCCGGACGCGAGATGTTGGAAGCCGAACTGGCGCGGGTGGGGCTGACACTCAAGGATGTCGGTAGCGCCATTGAGCGCTTCAACATGACCAACATGGACGACCTGTTGGCGGCCATAGGTGGCGGCGATGTGCGCCTCAACCAAGTGGTCAATCATGTACAGAGCCGGCTCAGGACTCAGGAGCCTTCTGACGAAGAGGCGGTGGAAGAGCTGGTCAAGAAAGGTCAGCAGAAACCCATAGGCGCCAATCGCGGCCAGATAGAGGTCAATGGTGTCGGTAATCTGATGAGCCATCTGGCGCGCTGCTGTCAGCCGGTGCCCGGTGATGAAATTTTCGGTTTTATTACCAAGGGGCGCGGTATTTCGGTGCACAGAGCCGATTGTGAGCAGGTCAAGGAACTGATGCGCGCCCATCCCGAGCGGGTAGTGGATGTGGTCTGGGGCGAAAACTACTCCGGCGGCTACAAAATCCGTATTCGAGTGGTGGCCAATGACAGAACCGGTCTGCTGCGGGATCTCACCTCTGTGCTGGCGGCGGAAAAGTCCAATGTGCTGGCGATGAGTTCCTCATCGGATCTCAAGAACCAGACTGCGGCCATTGAACTTGAGATGGAGCTTTATAACCTCGACGGTTTATCCCGGGTTATCTCCAAGCTGACCCAGATAGACGGGGTAATAGAAGCCCGCAGGCTCTGA
- the rlmD gene encoding 23S rRNA (uracil(1939)-C(5))-methyltransferase RlmD, whose protein sequence is MAQFFREKPNRSKKVSAKLSLTASGLDHQGAGIGQYQGKVVFIPGLLPGESAEVQLTEQKKNYARGKLIRITQTSPERVEPQCPHYALCGGCDLQHLSDLSQRQHKRRALAELFAKLSGLSELPEIGELASAPWHYRRKARLATWYDKQSREFTLGFRAKSSSKVVAIGECPVLAASLSELIKPLAAQLAHLQGVAQLGHVELIETEAGRFVVLRITRPLVNKDKEKLKAFAGQQGLQLVLQDNQGECEYLTGNQPSYRLSGANGRELTLKFNPGNFIQVNGEVNRAMVAKAIDWLQPKAGEHILDLFCGMGNFSLPLAATGARVTGVEGVPAMVEQARQNAKQAGLEGLQFFCADLSADLSAEPWLGKVDKLLLDPARAGAYETLSYLKNIAPERVVYVSCNPASLARDSVLLLEQGYRLERLSVLDMFPQTHHTEAMALFVRN, encoded by the coding sequence ATGGCACAATTTTTTAGAGAAAAACCAAACAGATCCAAGAAAGTCTCCGCAAAACTGTCACTCACGGCTTCCGGATTGGATCATCAGGGTGCCGGGATCGGTCAATATCAGGGCAAAGTGGTGTTTATTCCCGGCTTGTTACCCGGTGAGAGCGCCGAGGTGCAGCTCACCGAACAAAAAAAGAACTATGCCAGGGGCAAACTCATCCGCATCACCCAAACATCGCCGGAGCGGGTTGAACCCCAATGCCCCCATTATGCGCTTTGCGGCGGCTGCGATCTGCAACACTTGTCAGATTTGAGCCAGCGGCAGCACAAGCGCCGGGCCCTGGCCGAGTTGTTTGCCAAACTCTCTGGCCTATCCGAGCTGCCGGAGATAGGCGAGCTGGCTTCCGCCCCTTGGCATTATAGACGCAAGGCCAGACTGGCGACCTGGTATGACAAACAAAGTCGCGAATTCACCCTGGGGTTCAGGGCCAAGTCCAGCAGCAAGGTAGTTGCCATTGGCGAATGTCCTGTATTGGCGGCTTCGTTGTCGGAACTGATAAAGCCGTTGGCAGCGCAACTGGCTCACCTGCAGGGCGTGGCTCAGCTTGGTCATGTGGAGCTGATTGAAACCGAAGCCGGTCGTTTTGTGGTGCTGAGAATTACCCGGCCACTGGTGAATAAAGACAAGGAAAAGCTCAAGGCTTTTGCCGGGCAGCAAGGATTACAGTTGGTGCTGCAGGACAATCAGGGCGAGTGTGAGTACCTTACGGGCAATCAGCCAAGCTACCGCTTATCCGGCGCCAATGGCCGTGAGCTGACGCTTAAGTTTAATCCGGGGAATTTTATTCAGGTCAATGGTGAAGTAAACCGCGCCATGGTGGCCAAGGCCATAGATTGGCTGCAACCCAAAGCCGGCGAGCACATACTGGACCTCTTCTGCGGCATGGGTAACTTCAGTCTACCGTTGGCGGCCACCGGCGCTAGGGTCACAGGTGTCGAGGGCGTGCCTGCCATGGTTGAGCAGGCCAGACAAAATGCCAAACAGGCCGGGCTTGAAGGGTTGCAGTTCTTTTGCGCCGATCTCAGCGCCGACCTCTCGGCCGAGCCCTGGCTTGGTAAGGTGGATAAACTGCTGCTGGATCCCGCCCGGGCCGGTGCCTATGAGACGCTTTCTTATCTGAAAAACATCGCGCCCGAGCGAGTGGTGTATGTCTCCTGTAATCCGGCGAGCCTGGCGCGGGACAGCGTCTTGTTGCTTGAGCAAGGCTATCGCCTGGAGCGCCTCAGTGTGTTGGACATGTTTCCCCAGACCCATCACACCGAAGCCATGGCCTTGTTTGTGCGGAATTGA
- the barA gene encoding two-component sensor histidine kinase BarA: MNSANNMTKYSLRSWVLVLALAPTILVGILLGSYFTINRFYELEDTLIEQGSNIIEPLAIASEVGLAANNREATKRLLAAAQLNKSTLVKSIAIFDADNQLFVTSHYHKDFEIMRYKGAISDLARTEYDQVGDSLVLRAPIFAAGSLLAVDDAPGFNEKPLGYISLLLNKEKALLEQHRAAVAAFIIVLIGVQLNLLFTFRLVKNVTQPITDMVRVVAKIREGKLDTRLEGNLIGELDLLKRGINAMAGSLSEYHDEMQQNIDQATSDLRETLEQIEIQNVELDLAKKRALEASRIKSEFLANMSHELRTPLNGVIGFARQLLKTPLHASQMEYIRTIERSATNLLSIINDILDFSKLEAGKMVLETMPFALRETLDDTMMLLAGSAHEKGLELVVDVAPEVPDAVSGDAMRVGQIITNLVGNAIKFTDQGSVLLKVDISNIKEDKLLLHCEVSDTGIGIEESQQELLFQAFGQADSSISRRFGGTGLGLVITKRLINQMGGQIGFSSRVGKGSTFWFTLPLMTSQFPIGEPLPLEQLRGKTVLLFEPRPLTRSVLNRRLQQWQMQVNSVHTVPQLEAELAQDKAHFHYVLLGCHGFDGPTQLQAVLKSARQVTEALIALFDCHDQEALERYIRPVVDLVLSIPASEYLMARNMIYLPQESELKPALPKLVEPQQRHKLNVLAVDDNPANLKLIDTLLDELVTGVTTASNGEQAVNLAKQRSFDLIFMDIQMPGTDGITATRLIRQDSLNRNTPIIAVTAHAINEERERILNSGMDGYLPKPIDEAALKGVISRWITRPKFTHFDQHTLNWELCLTQANQKQDLALDMLRMLIDSMPDTTSNIQESLEQDDAAKMQASVHKLHGACCYCGVPTLQKLCQTVEGGLKQGSSIAELEPEILELLDELTKVESAAKQVISQLSMDLTDDN; this comes from the coding sequence ATGAACAGTGCGAATAACATGACCAAGTACAGCCTCAGATCCTGGGTGCTGGTATTGGCCCTGGCTCCTACCATTTTGGTCGGTATTCTTCTGGGCAGTTACTTTACCATAAATCGCTTTTATGAGCTTGAAGATACGCTCATAGAACAGGGCAGCAATATCATAGAGCCGCTGGCTATCGCCAGTGAGGTAGGCCTGGCCGCCAATAACCGCGAGGCCACCAAACGCCTACTCGCCGCGGCTCAGCTCAACAAGTCGACCTTGGTGAAATCCATCGCCATCTTCGATGCCGACAATCAACTGTTTGTCACCTCCCACTATCACAAAGACTTTGAGATTATGCGCTACAAGGGTGCCATCTCGGATCTGGCCCGCACCGAGTACGATCAGGTAGGCGACAGTCTGGTGCTGAGAGCGCCTATTTTCGCCGCCGGCAGTCTGTTGGCGGTAGACGATGCTCCCGGCTTCAATGAGAAACCTCTGGGTTATATCTCTTTGCTGCTAAACAAGGAAAAGGCGCTGCTGGAACAGCACAGAGCCGCGGTGGCGGCTTTTATCATAGTGCTTATCGGGGTGCAGCTGAATCTGCTGTTCACCTTCCGTTTGGTAAAGAATGTGACTCAGCCAATCACAGACATGGTGCGGGTGGTGGCCAAAATCCGCGAGGGCAAGCTGGATACCCGGCTGGAGGGCAATCTCATCGGTGAGCTGGATCTGCTCAAACGGGGGATTAACGCCATGGCGGGCTCCTTGTCGGAATACCATGACGAGATGCAGCAGAATATCGATCAGGCGACCTCGGATCTCAGGGAAACCCTGGAGCAGATTGAAATTCAGAACGTTGAACTGGACTTGGCCAAGAAACGGGCACTAGAAGCCAGCCGAATAAAATCTGAATTTTTGGCCAACATGTCCCACGAACTGAGAACGCCGCTCAATGGCGTGATAGGTTTTGCCCGTCAACTATTGAAAACGCCGCTGCACGCCAGCCAGATGGAATATATTCGCACCATTGAACGCAGTGCCACCAACCTGCTGAGTATCATTAACGACATCCTCGACTTCTCCAAGTTGGAAGCCGGCAAAATGGTGCTGGAAACCATGCCGTTTGCCCTCAGGGAAACCCTGGATGACACCATGATGCTGCTGGCCGGTTCTGCCCACGAGAAGGGGCTGGAACTTGTGGTGGATGTGGCCCCGGAAGTGCCGGATGCCGTCAGCGGCGATGCCATGCGGGTGGGTCAGATCATCACCAATCTGGTGGGCAATGCCATCAAGTTTACCGATCAGGGCAGCGTGCTGTTGAAGGTGGATATCAGCAACATCAAGGAAGACAAGTTGCTGCTTCACTGTGAGGTGTCAGATACAGGTATTGGCATTGAAGAAAGCCAGCAGGAGTTGCTGTTTCAGGCGTTCGGCCAGGCCGATTCATCTATCTCACGCCGCTTCGGCGGTACCGGCCTTGGGCTGGTGATCACCAAACGCCTCATTAACCAGATGGGCGGCCAGATAGGCTTTAGCTCCCGGGTGGGTAAAGGCTCCACCTTCTGGTTTACCCTGCCACTGATGACCAGCCAGTTCCCGATAGGTGAACCGCTGCCACTGGAGCAGCTCAGAGGCAAGACGGTATTACTGTTTGAACCCAGGCCCTTGACCCGCTCTGTGCTCAACCGCCGTCTGCAACAATGGCAGATGCAGGTCAACAGTGTTCACACTGTGCCGCAATTGGAAGCCGAGCTTGCTCAAGACAAGGCGCATTTCCACTATGTGCTGCTCGGCTGTCATGGTTTCGATGGCCCGACTCAGTTGCAGGCAGTGCTCAAGAGTGCCAGACAAGTGACCGAGGCCCTTATTGCGCTGTTCGACTGCCATGATCAAGAGGCACTGGAGCGCTATATTCGCCCTGTGGTAGACCTTGTTCTGAGCATTCCTGCCAGCGAATACCTGATGGCACGCAACATGATTTATCTGCCACAGGAATCTGAACTCAAGCCCGCCCTGCCCAAGCTGGTTGAGCCGCAGCAGCGCCACAAACTCAATGTGCTGGCGGTGGATGACAACCCGGCCAATCTCAAGCTGATTGACACCCTGCTCGATGAATTGGTTACAGGGGTGACCACCGCCAGTAATGGCGAGCAAGCGGTGAATCTGGCCAAACAGCGCAGCTTTGATTTGATTTTTATGGATATCCAGATGCCGGGAACCGATGGCATTACCGCCACCCGGCTCATTCGTCAGGACTCGTTGAACCGCAATACCCCCATCATTGCGGTAACCGCCCACGCCATCAATGAGGAGCGCGAGCGGATCCTCAATAGCGGCATGGATGGCTACCTGCCCAAGCCCATAGATGAAGCCGCACTGAAAGGAGTGATCAGCCGCTGGATTACCCGGCCCAAGTTTACCCATTTTGACCAGCACACCCTCAACTGGGAGCTGTGTCTTACCCAGGCCAATCAGAAACAGGATCTGGCGCTGGATATGCTCAGAATGCTAATTGACTCCATGCCGGACACCACCAGCAACATCCAGGAATCGCTGGAGCAGGATGACGCCGCCAAAATGCAGGCCAGTGTCCACAAACTGCACGGTGCCTGTTGCTACTGCGGCGTACCGACGTTGCAAAAACTCTGTCAAACCGTGGAAGGCGGTCTCAAACAAGGCAGCAGCATTGCCGAGCTGGAGCCGGAAATACTGGAGTTACTTGATGAGTTAACTAAGGTAGAATCTGCGGCAAAACAAGTGATATCCCAACTTTCGATGGATTTAACCGATGACAACTAA
- a CDS encoding YjaG family protein — MTTKPGFFKRLKALELPQKKLFAVALCQRMYPNYQLFSEVCEFGDPQVLDTVLNLLWQSLYDRKLKLNLELQMAKLEENTPEPTQFDAYGAYPAMDAAVALSSLLGALESKVEDDITNISKLSSGTVAHYIEAIADPELDGEALDEFVFNHEVMQEERELQGSLLEIIEENPQITAEFVKALRKEIVMSGVSNIGISAQ, encoded by the coding sequence ATGACAACTAAACCGGGCTTCTTTAAACGCCTAAAGGCGCTGGAACTGCCACAAAAGAAACTCTTTGCCGTGGCGCTGTGCCAGCGTATGTACCCCAACTACCAACTATTTTCCGAGGTGTGTGAATTCGGCGATCCCCAGGTATTGGATACGGTACTCAACCTGTTGTGGCAGTCTTTATATGACCGCAAACTCAAGCTGAACCTTGAACTGCAGATGGCAAAACTGGAAGAAAACACCCCGGAGCCGACCCAATTCGACGCCTATGGAGCCTACCCGGCGATGGATGCCGCTGTGGCACTCAGTTCACTGCTGGGCGCACTGGAAAGCAAGGTGGAAGACGACATCACCAATATCTCCAAGCTGTCATCCGGTACCGTGGCCCACTATATCGAAGCCATAGCCGATCCCGAATTGGATGGTGAAGCATTGGACGAGTTTGTATTCAACCACGAAGTGATGCAGGAAGAGCGCGAATTGCAGGGATCCTTGCTGGAAATAATCGAGGAAAACCCGCAGATAACGGCGGAGTTTGTCAAAGCACTGCGCAAGGAAATCGTCATGAGCGGCGTATCTAACATAGGGATCAGCGCTCAATAA
- a CDS encoding DUF3319 domain-containing protein gives MRKLVYRGYILSNTDGLTDSWTLTIGQTSRTGSLFELRRQINFFEELGILPQPKIADATDTETTANKPLQTGSQKAQTASRQATDGKAAEGKTKERKAGKGGAGGKSADKGSQRKSTSPKGRKS, from the coding sequence ATGCGTAAGCTTGTTTATCGTGGCTATATCCTCAGCAATACCGACGGCCTCACAGACAGCTGGACCCTGACCATAGGCCAGACCAGCCGTACCGGCTCTTTATTTGAGCTGAGAAGGCAGATCAATTTCTTTGAAGAGTTGGGGATATTGCCACAGCCGAAAATTGCTGACGCAACAGACACCGAAACAACCGCCAATAAACCACTGCAGACCGGGAGCCAAAAGGCTCAAACGGCTTCCCGCCAAGCTACTGATGGAAAAGCCGCTGAAGGAAAAACCAAAGAGAGAAAGGCGGGAAAAGGCGGCGCAGGGGGAAAAAGCGCCGATAAAGGCTCACAGCGAAAAAGCACTTCACCCAAAGGCCGCAAGTCATAG
- a CDS encoding site-specific DNA-methyltransferase: MIRWKLRLETEFVALQRQYQGLAQEFDDLKAQYQHLRRPFTVSKDVPFTDVWHYPAVPYYPGKHPCEKPAAMLEHIINASSRPGDVVLDCFMGSGSTGKACKALGRHFIGIELDEGIFNQVRATME; encoded by the coding sequence ATGATACGCTGGAAACTGAGGCTGGAGACTGAATTTGTGGCGCTGCAGCGCCAATACCAAGGTTTGGCACAAGAATTTGACGACTTGAAAGCACAGTACCAGCACTTGCGCCGGCCATTCACGGTATCCAAAGATGTACCGTTTACCGATGTTTGGCACTACCCAGCTGTGCCCTACTACCCAGGCAAGCATCCCTGTGAAAAACCCGCAGCCATGCTCGAGCACATCATTAACGCCAGCAGTCGCCCCGGAGACGTTGTCTTGGATTGCTTCATGGGTTCAGGCTCTACCGGAAAAGCCTGCAAGGCACTAGGCCGACACTTCATCGGTATCGAGTTGGATGAAGGGATATTCAACCAAGTTAGGGCAACAATGGAGTAA
- a CDS encoding bifunctional diguanylate cyclase/phosphodiesterase, which translates to MKGSTIADTAKALSSECGMSVSTISPLLLTEVFDNVEESVVVTDTARRIIYVNSATERLFGYKKSELYGKETKVFYAKEEDFSIQGKKRFNVASKAAAENYRVPYLRADGESFLGLTTGAVMRSKDGDVVGFIGIIRPARSADQSLDTLQKIHNITADVVLNQDQKIHELLKVGLEHFGLEIAIISHIIKKDYIVEYCVDLNEGLEESTVFNIDGTYCVHTLKENKTVGFHYVRESRIKHHPCYESFKLESYIGTPIYLDGGLYGTLNFSSVSPTDPFSKDDYILMESLADTIGYLLFKKKLEEELAALARTDELTGLPNRRATLERLSESIELSLRSGIGLCVLSIDLDHFKSINDTYGHAAGDAALVKFACVASGMGRKSDFCGRLGGEEFLFVLPGIELKSGLEFGNRLRERLKSEPLTLDTGEVITIKISAGLAKFETKESIDSFLARADEAMYAAKQGGRDRVCAHGPT; encoded by the coding sequence ATGAAAGGAAGCACAATAGCAGATACTGCTAAAGCTCTATCCTCAGAATGTGGAATGAGCGTTAGCACGATTTCCCCACTACTATTGACCGAAGTATTCGACAATGTTGAAGAGTCTGTTGTTGTAACTGATACTGCACGCCGAATTATCTATGTTAACTCAGCAACAGAGCGTCTATTTGGGTACAAAAAAAGTGAGTTGTACGGCAAGGAAACGAAAGTCTTTTACGCAAAGGAAGAAGACTTCTCAATACAGGGGAAAAAACGCTTTAATGTTGCCAGTAAAGCTGCTGCTGAGAATTATCGGGTTCCCTATCTTCGTGCTGATGGCGAGTCTTTCCTTGGGTTAACTACAGGCGCCGTCATGCGTTCCAAAGATGGTGATGTTGTCGGATTTATCGGAATTATCAGGCCGGCACGATCTGCAGACCAATCATTGGATACCTTACAAAAGATCCACAACATCACTGCTGATGTTGTATTGAATCAAGATCAAAAGATTCATGAATTACTTAAAGTAGGTCTTGAGCACTTTGGTTTGGAAATCGCGATTATTTCTCATATCATTAAAAAAGACTATATAGTTGAATATTGTGTTGACCTCAATGAAGGTCTAGAAGAATCAACAGTATTCAATATTGATGGGACTTATTGTGTTCATACACTAAAAGAAAATAAAACGGTTGGGTTTCACTATGTGAGAGAAAGCAGAATTAAACATCATCCGTGTTATGAGAGTTTTAAACTGGAATCATATATAGGAACCCCTATATATTTAGATGGTGGGCTGTATGGTACGTTGAATTTTTCAAGTGTTTCTCCAACAGATCCATTTTCCAAAGACGATTACATTTTAATGGAGTCGCTCGCCGATACCATTGGCTATCTTCTCTTTAAGAAAAAGTTGGAAGAGGAGCTTGCCGCTTTGGCGAGAACTGATGAATTGACAGGGTTACCAAACCGGCGGGCAACATTAGAACGTTTAAGTGAAAGTATAGAGCTCTCTCTTCGTTCTGGCATTGGTTTATGTGTCCTTTCTATCGATCTGGATCACTTCAAAAGTATTAATGATACTTATGGGCATGCTGCCGGTGATGCGGCACTCGTTAAATTTGCATGTGTTGCTTCGGGGATGGGACGCAAGTCTGATTTTTGTGGTCGTCTTGGAGGTGAAGAATTCCTCTTTGTTCTTCCTGGTATAGAATTGAAATCTGGTCTTGAGTTTGGTAATAGGTTAAGGGAACGTCTCAAGTCTGAGCCATTAACTCTAGATACTGGAGAAGTCATTACCATAAAGATAAGTGCGGGACTGGCAAAGTTTGAAACCAAAGAGTCAATAGATAGTTTTCTTGCTAGAGCAGATGAAGCTATGTACGCAGCTAAACAAGGAGGAAGGGACCGTGTTTGTGCACATGGCCCAACGTAG
- the recN gene encoding DNA repair protein RecN, protein MLCQLSINNFAIVRFLELDFRPGMTSITGETGAGKSIAIDALGLCLGNRADAASVRPGASKTEVSARFSLADVPLAKRWLEDNDLELEDECILRRTIGSDGRSRAYINGNPVPLTQLKALGPLLVGIHGQHAHHAMLKTEQQLYLLDSYANHKLLLDGVSSAYQRYRQIEQELRQLVLSQQERIARKQLLSYQVEELNDFALGEHEFAEIEQEHKRLANSTALIESCQLALMLLSEGEEANIESLLNRAVHISAELEGVDSELANVGSMLNDALIQVQESSSELQRYLDKLELDPEHFAMLEARLSKAMQLARKHQVMPSELYQHHQQLLTELGSLDSDEQKLEEIEQQLEASKQNYLTQAQKLSQSRSRYAKELDKLVTASIHELNMPKGKFSIAVEFSPEQMSVNGSDRVEFLVTTNPGQPLQSLAKVASGGELSRIGLGIQVITARKVATPTLIFDEVDVGISGPTAAVVGRMLRTLGESTQVLCVTHLPQVAGNGHQHMFVAKHAKGSGTETSMVALDKEQRVQELARLLGGDTITSNTLANARELLSS, encoded by the coding sequence ATGCTTTGCCAACTCAGCATCAATAACTTTGCCATAGTGCGTTTTCTGGAGCTGGACTTCCGTCCGGGAATGACCAGTATTACCGGCGAGACCGGGGCGGGTAAATCCATTGCCATCGATGCCCTGGGGCTTTGTCTCGGTAACCGGGCCGATGCCGCCAGTGTGCGCCCCGGTGCCAGCAAGACAGAAGTCAGTGCCCGTTTCTCTCTGGCGGATGTCCCTCTGGCCAAGCGTTGGCTGGAAGATAATGATCTTGAACTCGAAGATGAATGTATTCTCCGGCGCACCATTGGCAGCGATGGCCGCTCCCGCGCCTATATCAATGGTAACCCTGTGCCGCTGACTCAGCTCAAGGCCTTGGGGCCCTTGCTGGTGGGGATCCACGGCCAGCATGCCCATCACGCCATGCTCAAGACAGAGCAGCAACTTTACCTGCTGGACAGCTATGCCAATCATAAGCTGTTGCTCGATGGTGTCAGCAGTGCCTATCAGCGTTATCGCCAAATCGAGCAGGAACTGCGGCAACTGGTGTTGTCGCAGCAGGAGAGAATCGCCCGCAAGCAGTTACTCAGCTATCAGGTGGAAGAGCTCAACGACTTTGCCCTCGGGGAGCATGAATTTGCCGAGATAGAGCAGGAGCACAAGCGTCTGGCCAACAGTACGGCGCTGATCGAGTCCTGTCAGTTGGCCTTGATGCTGCTCAGTGAGGGCGAAGAGGCCAACATAGAGTCATTGCTGAACCGGGCCGTGCATATCAGTGCCGAGCTGGAGGGTGTCGATTCTGAGCTGGCCAATGTCGGCAGCATGCTCAACGATGCCCTGATCCAGGTGCAGGAAAGCAGTAGCGAACTGCAGCGCTATCTGGACAAACTCGAGTTGGACCCTGAACACTTTGCCATGCTGGAGGCGCGACTTTCCAAGGCGATGCAATTGGCGCGCAAGCATCAGGTGATGCCCTCAGAGTTGTATCAACACCATCAGCAGTTGCTGACCGAACTGGGTAGCCTCGACTCAGATGAGCAGAAGCTCGAAGAGATAGAGCAGCAATTGGAAGCCAGCAAACAGAATTATCTGACCCAGGCGCAGAAACTCAGTCAGAGCCGCAGCCGCTATGCCAAAGAGTTGGACAAGTTGGTCACGGCTTCCATCCATGAACTCAATATGCCCAAGGGCAAGTTCAGCATAGCGGTGGAGTTCAGCCCTGAGCAGATGTCGGTCAACGGCAGTGACAGGGTTGAGTTTCTGGTGACCACTAACCCGGGGCAGCCACTGCAGAGTCTGGCCAAGGTGGCCTCTGGGGGCGAGCTTTCCCGTATCGGCCTGGGTATTCAGGTAATAACCGCCCGTAAGGTGGCAACCCCGACACTGATTTTTGACGAGGTGGACGTGGGGATTTCCGGACCAACGGCCGCCGTGGTGGGCCGCATGTTGCGCACCCTGGGAGAATCGACTCAGGTGTTGTGTGTGACTCATCTGCCGCAGGTGGCAGGTAACGGCCATCAGCATATGTTTGTTGCCAAACATGCCAAGGGCAGTGGTACTGAAACCTCTATGGTGGCACTGGATAAAGAGCAGCGGGTACAGGAGCTGGCTCGGCTGCTTGGCGGCGATACCATCACCAGCAATACCCTGGCCAACGCCCGTGAGCTGCTGAGTAGTTAA